The Methylobacterium sp. PvR107 genome contains a region encoding:
- a CDS encoding 3-hydroxyacyl-ACP dehydratase FabZ family protein — protein MRLEYFEMIDSVRLLDRAAGRIEALARVPLESPVFEGHFPGHPLVPGVLLTETMAQASGYLVLAHLDFARMPFLTGVDKARFRSFVGPGADLVVTASLEHDGSGYAVTKAAISHAGKVLCDAELRFRTMPFPDGLDAPMRARAQAIGLFPDPAQL, from the coding sequence ATGCGCCTCGAATATTTCGAGATGATCGATTCCGTGCGGCTCCTCGACCGGGCCGCCGGGCGGATCGAGGCGCTCGCGCGTGTGCCGCTTGAGAGCCCCGTCTTCGAGGGGCATTTCCCCGGCCATCCGCTGGTGCCCGGCGTCCTCCTTACGGAGACGATGGCGCAGGCCTCTGGCTATCTCGTCCTCGCCCATCTGGATTTCGCCCGGATGCCGTTCCTCACCGGCGTCGACAAAGCACGCTTCCGCTCGTTCGTCGGGCCGGGGGCGGACCTGGTCGTCACGGCGAGCCTCGAGCATGACGGCTCGGGCTACGCGGTGACCAAGGCGGCGATCAGCCACGCCGGCAAGGTGCTGTGCGACGCGGAGCTGCGCTTCCGCACCATGCCGTTCCCGGACGGGCTCGACGCGCCGATGCGCGCTCGGGCCCAGGCGATCGGTCTGTTTCCGGATCCCGCGCAGTTGTGA
- a CDS encoding beta-ketoacyl-ACP synthase, which yields MNRAVVVTGLGLVSCAGEGVAAHLAALDAQAAPHTDTETFTPYPVHPAPAIAWDGQIPKRSDQRQMEAWQRLGVYAAGLALDAAGVKDDAGFKQALHLVVAAGGGERDYAVDGTILTGLREAADPGAYLNERLQNDLRPTLFLAQLSNLLAGNIAIVHGVTGASRTFMGEESAGVDALRIAQARVASGQIDAILVGGSYSAERPDVLVIHEMGGYLARDSFSPVFQRGDTGGFILGSCAAFLMLESAAHASARGARALARLDAVASDRTRRAPGSVAASLDGLWRQAGIAAPDHILSGATGVAPITAEERDALGRIAPKARLRALGDVIGHGLEVAAPFGAALAAALVADAGAREVAVTVIGHRRGEGVLRLVPA from the coding sequence ATGAACCGCGCCGTCGTCGTCACCGGGCTCGGCCTCGTCTCCTGTGCGGGCGAGGGGGTTGCGGCCCATCTCGCGGCTCTCGACGCGCAGGCGGCCCCCCACACCGACACCGAGACCTTCACGCCCTACCCGGTGCATCCCGCGCCTGCGATCGCCTGGGACGGGCAGATCCCCAAGCGCAGCGATCAGCGCCAGATGGAGGCGTGGCAGAGGCTCGGCGTCTATGCCGCGGGCCTCGCCCTCGACGCCGCGGGCGTGAAGGACGATGCCGGCTTCAAGCAGGCGCTCCACCTCGTCGTGGCGGCGGGCGGCGGCGAGCGCGACTACGCGGTCGATGGCACGATCCTGACGGGCCTGCGGGAGGCGGCCGATCCGGGCGCCTACCTGAACGAACGGCTGCAGAACGACCTCCGCCCGACGCTGTTCCTCGCCCAGCTCTCGAACCTGCTGGCCGGCAACATCGCCATCGTGCACGGGGTCACGGGGGCCTCGCGCACCTTCATGGGCGAGGAATCCGCCGGGGTCGATGCCCTGCGGATCGCCCAGGCCCGGGTCGCTTCGGGCCAGATCGACGCGATCCTGGTCGGCGGCTCGTACAGTGCCGAGCGGCCGGACGTGCTGGTGATCCACGAGATGGGCGGCTACCTCGCCCGCGACAGCTTCAGCCCGGTCTTCCAGCGTGGCGACACCGGCGGCTTCATCCTCGGCAGCTGCGCGGCGTTCCTGATGCTGGAATCGGCGGCCCATGCGTCTGCCCGCGGCGCCCGGGCCCTCGCCCGGCTCGATGCCGTGGCGAGCGACCGGACCCGGCGCGCACCCGGCAGCGTCGCGGCGAGCCTCGACGGCCTCTGGCGGCAGGCTGGGATCGCGGCGCCCGACCACATCCTGTCCGGTGCGACCGGCGTGGCCCCGATCACCGCCGAGGAGCGGGACGCCCTCGGGCGCATCGCGCCCAAGGCGCGGCTGCGCGCCCTCGGGGACGTGATCGGGCACGGGCTGGAGGTGGCGGCCCCGTTCGGCGCAGCGCTGGCCGCCGCTCTCGTCGCCGATGCCGGCGCCCGGGAGGTCGCCGTAACGGTGATCGGGCATCGCCGCGGCGAGGGGGTGCTGCGTCTCGTCCCCGCCTGA
- a CDS encoding cyclic nucleotide-binding domain-containing protein: MTLDTEVSSLKQVPLFREVEPARLKLLAFTSERVHFEPGQRFFARGDVADAAYVILKGTAEVSIDGPAGPVRLALLGQDALVGEMGILAEQPRSATVTAESAVTALRIDRGVFLELLAQFPQISIALMRVLALRLEQTNQALAESRG; the protein is encoded by the coding sequence ATGACCCTCGACACCGAGGTTTCCTCTCTCAAACAGGTGCCGCTGTTCCGTGAAGTCGAACCGGCGCGCCTGAAGCTTCTCGCCTTCACCAGCGAGCGGGTGCATTTCGAGCCCGGGCAGCGCTTCTTCGCCCGCGGCGATGTGGCCGATGCCGCCTACGTGATCCTGAAGGGCACCGCGGAGGTCAGCATCGATGGTCCCGCCGGGCCGGTGCGGCTGGCGCTGCTCGGCCAGGATGCCCTGGTCGGCGAGATGGGCATCCTCGCCGAGCAGCCCAGATCGGCCACCGTGACGGCCGAATCCGCCGTGACCGCGCTTCGCATCGACCGCGGCGTGTTCCTGGAACTCCTGGCACAGTTTCCACAGATCAGCATCGCACTGATGCGTGTGCTGGCGTTGCGGTTGGAGCAGACCAACCAAGCGCTTGCCGAGAGCCGGGGCTGA
- the cutA gene encoding divalent-cation tolerance protein CutA, whose product MERPLLVYTTFPDAASALNIGEALVRERLIACINVLPGMRSVYSWKGAVEHGEEVAAILKSRTGLADALSVALKARHPYDTPIILHLPVAGADADTAAWILTETGLGGAVSAADQGA is encoded by the coding sequence ATGGAGCGTCCGCTCCTCGTCTACACCACCTTCCCCGACGCCGCCTCGGCACTCAACATCGGGGAGGCCCTGGTCCGCGAGCGCCTGATCGCCTGCATCAACGTCCTGCCCGGCATGCGCTCGGTCTACAGCTGGAAGGGCGCGGTGGAGCACGGCGAAGAGGTCGCGGCGATCCTGAAGAGCCGCACGGGTCTCGCCGACGCCCTGTCGGTCGCCCTCAAGGCCCGTCACCCCTACGACACGCCGATCATCCTGCACCTGCCGGTCGCCGGCGCGGATGCCGATACGGCGGCCTGGATCCTGACGGAGACCGGCCTCGGCGGCGCGGTCTCGGCGGCCGATCAGGGCGCCTGA
- a CDS encoding cold-shock protein, with the protein MSTGTVKWFNETKGYGFIQPDDGGKDVFVHISAVERAGLRGLNEGQKVTYELETDRRSGKQSAGQLQTA; encoded by the coding sequence ATGAGCACCGGAACCGTCAAGTGGTTCAACGAGACCAAGGGCTACGGCTTCATCCAGCCGGATGACGGCGGCAAGGATGTGTTCGTTCATATCTCGGCTGTCGAGCGTGCCGGCCTGCGTGGCCTGAACGAGGGCCAGAAGGTCACCTACGAGCTGGAGACCGACCGCCGCAGCGGCAAGCAGTCCGCCGGCCAGCTCCAGACGGCCTGA
- a CDS encoding L,D-transpeptidase: MIEPMTVTRPSAWTRIRRILLSRLLLAVVAIAPLAACQTRQAQLAQDDDAAWYIGAKPDKPFDIPLVDTGRLDPKYRRQQVSYNGPEQPGTILVDIDKRQLLLVQADGTAMQYGVGVGKAGFSWKGEARVGRKGVWPDWSPTATMVSLNPDLPRTRKGGVDNPLGARALYLYQGNRDILFRIHGTNEPWSIGEQMSSGCVRMLNEDIADLYERVPVGTRVLVKRNGKYRA, from the coding sequence ATGATTGAACCGATGACCGTGACGCGCCCCTCGGCCTGGACCCGAATCCGCCGGATCCTGCTCTCGCGCCTCCTCCTTGCCGTCGTTGCGATCGCGCCCCTCGCAGCCTGCCAGACCCGTCAGGCCCAGCTCGCGCAGGACGACGATGCGGCCTGGTACATCGGCGCGAAGCCCGACAAGCCCTTCGACATCCCCCTGGTCGATACCGGGCGGCTCGATCCGAAGTACCGGCGGCAGCAGGTGAGCTACAACGGCCCCGAGCAGCCCGGCACCATCCTGGTCGACATCGACAAGCGCCAGTTGTTGCTGGTGCAGGCCGACGGAACCGCGATGCAGTACGGCGTCGGCGTCGGCAAGGCGGGCTTTTCCTGGAAGGGTGAGGCCCGGGTCGGCCGGAAGGGCGTTTGGCCGGACTGGAGCCCGACGGCCACCATGGTCTCGCTCAACCCGGACCTGCCGCGGACTCGCAAGGGCGGCGTCGACAATCCACTCGGCGCCCGCGCCCTCTATCTCTACCAGGGTAACCGCGACATCCTGTTCCGAATTCACGGCACCAACGAACCTTGGAGTATCGGCGAGCAGATGTCGTCGGGCTGTGTGCGGATGCTCAACGAGGATATCGCCGATCTCTACGAGCGGGTGCCGGTCGGGACCCGCGTGTTGGTGAAGCGCAACGGCAAGTACCGGGCCTGA
- a CDS encoding VOC family protein encodes MPETETLPDAAEVPPALALSPAIHLDHCVIHISDWTRSNAFYRDVVGAEVIERGNGYAYRFGGVQLNCHGPGVKAEPLAAHPVEPGNSDLCFRWSGPIADAIAHLEAAGVPVELGPVERHGAAGAGISVYFRDPDGSLLEFITYPTG; translated from the coding sequence ATGCCTGAGACCGAGACACTGCCCGACGCGGCGGAGGTGCCGCCAGCCCTGGCGCTCAGCCCTGCGATCCACCTCGATCATTGCGTGATCCACATCAGCGACTGGACGCGGTCCAACGCCTTCTATCGCGACGTGGTCGGCGCCGAGGTGATCGAACGGGGGAACGGCTACGCCTACCGGTTCGGCGGCGTGCAGCTTAATTGCCACGGTCCCGGCGTGAAGGCGGAGCCCCTGGCGGCACACCCCGTGGAGCCCGGAAACAGCGATCTCTGCTTCCGATGGTCGGGACCGATCGCGGACGCGATCGCTCATCTCGAGGCCGCGGGCGTGCCGGTGGAACTCGGGCCTGTCGAGCGGCACGGCGCCGCTGGCGCCGGGATCAGCGTCTATTTCCGCGATCCGGACGGTTCGCTCCTCGAATTCATCACCTATCCGACAGGCTGA
- a CDS encoding GNAT family N-acetyltransferase yields MEIRPARAADRTAIARIIMPTIRAGETYALDRDLSEADTVAYWTGADRETFVAEADGAVLGTYYLRANQAGGGAHVANCGFMTDAAATGRGVARAMGAHALDRARARGFAAMQFNFVVSTNVRAVRLWESLGFAVVGRLPGAFAHPSLGHVDALLMFRTL; encoded by the coding sequence CTGGAGATCAGACCGGCCCGCGCAGCCGATCGCACGGCGATCGCCCGCATCATCATGCCGACCATCCGCGCCGGCGAGACCTACGCGCTCGACCGCGACCTGAGCGAGGCCGACACCGTCGCCTACTGGACCGGCGCCGACCGCGAGACCTTCGTGGCCGAAGCGGACGGGGCGGTGCTCGGCACCTACTACCTGCGCGCCAACCAGGCGGGCGGGGGCGCCCATGTCGCCAATTGCGGCTTCATGACCGATGCGGCCGCAACGGGGCGTGGGGTCGCCCGCGCTATGGGCGCGCATGCCCTCGACCGGGCGCGAGCCCGCGGCTTCGCGGCGATGCAGTTCAATTTCGTGGTGAGCACCAACGTCCGGGCGGTTCGGCTCTGGGAGAGCCTCGGCTTCGCCGTCGTGGGCCGGCTCCCGGGCGCCTTCGCGCATCCGAGCCTCGGGCATGTCGACGCCCTGTTGATGTTCCGGACGCTCTGA
- a CDS encoding NAD kinase: protein MPHFKKIAFVASPTGHAREAAAALMRRYDHVPPEEADVVVALGGDGLMLQVLHRFMDNPKPIYGMNRGTVGFLMNEFRDDDLLEHLEASERSVIHPLVMDVLDTEGRSHRARAINEVYLLRQTHQTAKLKIEVDGHVRLDLLIADGVLVATAAGSTAYNLSVGGPILPLDAKLLALTPISAFRPRRWRGALLPDYARIRIDVLDAPHRPVAAVADHIEFRRVCTVETSLDRATELVLLHDPGHSLDERILREQFG from the coding sequence ATGCCGCATTTCAAGAAGATCGCCTTCGTGGCGAGCCCGACCGGCCATGCCCGCGAGGCGGCCGCTGCCCTGATGCGGCGCTACGACCACGTCCCGCCCGAGGAAGCCGACGTCGTCGTCGCGCTCGGCGGCGACGGGCTGATGCTTCAGGTCCTGCACCGGTTCATGGACAACCCGAAGCCGATCTACGGGATGAACCGCGGGACGGTCGGATTCCTGATGAACGAGTTCCGGGACGACGATCTGCTGGAACACCTGGAGGCATCGGAGCGCAGCGTCATCCACCCGCTCGTGATGGACGTGCTCGACACCGAGGGCCGCTCGCACCGGGCGCGGGCGATCAACGAGGTCTACCTGCTGCGTCAGACCCACCAGACGGCCAAGCTCAAGATCGAGGTGGACGGACACGTGCGGCTCGACCTGCTGATCGCCGACGGCGTGCTGGTCGCCACGGCGGCGGGCTCCACCGCCTACAACCTGTCGGTCGGAGGCCCGATCCTGCCTCTGGACGCGAAGCTGCTGGCGCTGACCCCGATCTCGGCCTTCCGGCCTCGGCGCTGGCGCGGCGCGCTTCTGCCGGACTATGCCCGGATCCGGATCGACGTTCTCGACGCGCCTCACAGGCCGGTGGCCGCGGTGGCGGACCATATTGAGTTCCGCCGGGTCTGCACGGTGGAGACTTCCCTCGATCGCGCCACCGAACTGGTACTCCTCCACGATCCCGGCCACAGCCTCGACGAGCGCATCCTCCGGGAGCAGTTCGGGTGA
- a CDS encoding DUF6481 family protein, giving the protein MSFPNKQGVVDRLETAAKARSEMLARFRARPSADDPTVLARQSARRAVVDAREARAAERAALRQAEIEQAAKLAEAERLAEIERKHAEQLAAQERAKALQAEQKLQRDARYLARKAKAQKRR; this is encoded by the coding sequence GTGAGCTTTCCGAACAAGCAGGGTGTCGTCGATCGCCTCGAGACGGCCGCGAAGGCGCGGTCCGAGATGCTGGCGCGGTTCCGGGCACGCCCGTCGGCCGACGATCCCACCGTCCTTGCCCGCCAGTCCGCCCGCCGCGCGGTGGTCGATGCCCGCGAGGCCCGGGCGGCTGAGCGTGCCGCTCTTCGGCAGGCCGAGATCGAGCAGGCCGCTAAGCTTGCTGAGGCCGAGCGCCTCGCCGAGATCGAGCGTAAGCACGCTGAGCAGCTCGCCGCCCAGGAGCGTGCCAAGGCTCTGCAGGCCGAGCAGAAGCTCCAGCGCGACGCGCGCTACCTCGCCCGCAAGGCCAAGGCCCAGAAGCGCCGCTGA
- a CDS encoding thermonuclease family protein, whose translation MIRPMLALLLLGSPAAAAGTISGSASVIDGDTIEVQGTRIHLYGIDAPEMAQSCETASGLEYRCGRQAEQALRTRIGGGVVTCERREGGAAGRVAGVCHVHGEDLSAWMAAQGHALASRHVTAAYIRQEGQAWATRRGIWAGTFEKPADWRQDRQRIEASAVD comes from the coding sequence ATGATCAGACCGATGCTCGCCCTGCTCCTCCTCGGCAGCCCCGCCGCGGCGGCGGGCACGATCAGCGGCTCCGCTTCGGTGATCGACGGCGACACGATCGAGGTGCAGGGGACCCGCATCCATCTCTACGGCATCGACGCGCCCGAGATGGCGCAGAGCTGCGAGACGGCGTCCGGGCTGGAGTATCGCTGCGGCCGTCAGGCCGAGCAGGCCCTGCGCACGCGGATCGGCGGCGGCGTGGTCACCTGCGAGCGCCGCGAGGGCGGCGCCGCGGGCCGTGTCGCCGGCGTCTGCCACGTCCACGGCGAGGACCTGTCCGCCTGGATGGCGGCGCAAGGCCACGCTTTGGCCAGCCGTCACGTCACGGCGGCCTATATCCGGCAGGAAGGCCAGGCCTGGGCCACCCGCCGCGGCATCTGGGCCGGCACCTTCGAGAAGCCGGCCGACTGGCGTCAGGATCGGCAGCGCATCGAGGCAAGCGCGGTCGATTAG
- a CDS encoding glycosyltransferase: MTDSILTALALVSLAAALLPAVLAAVNLAVLRRPAPEADPGLVSILIPARNEAGNIAGTVRAALASTTVPVEVIVGDDHSTDATAAIVRAIEDPRLRLVAVPALPEGWTGKNHACSHMAGLARGRQLLFIDADVRLAPEAAACLAAQARRTGATLVSGVPRQRTETLGEMLTVPMIDFLLLGYLPVPLMRRLPDPSLGAACGQLILADRAAYDATGGHSAIRTSLHDGVRLPRLFRAAGYRTDLAAAASLATCRMYDGFAQAWAGFSKNAHEGLATPRALPVWTLLLGCGQVLPPLLVLFGLLGLIPAAALVPAATAWALSLATRSAITLATRAPLATILLHPATVLVALAIQWNVLLRGERAGAATWKGRSYPVSGA, translated from the coding sequence ATGACCGATTCGATCCTCACGGCCCTGGCCCTGGTTTCCCTGGCCGCGGCCCTCCTGCCCGCGGTGCTGGCGGCGGTGAACCTCGCGGTCCTGCGCCGGCCGGCGCCGGAGGCCGATCCCGGTCTGGTCTCGATCCTGATCCCGGCACGCAACGAGGCCGGCAACATCGCGGGCACCGTGCGGGCGGCTCTGGCCAGCACGACGGTGCCGGTGGAGGTGATCGTCGGCGACGATCATTCCACCGATGCGACCGCCGCGATCGTGCGCGCCATCGAAGATCCGCGCCTGCGCCTCGTCGCCGTCCCGGCGCTGCCCGAGGGCTGGACCGGCAAGAATCACGCCTGCAGCCATATGGCCGGCCTCGCGCGCGGCCGCCAGCTCCTGTTTATCGACGCCGATGTGCGCCTCGCACCCGAGGCCGCCGCATGCCTCGCCGCGCAGGCCCGCCGGACCGGCGCGACGCTCGTCAGTGGGGTGCCGCGCCAGCGCACGGAGACGCTCGGCGAGATGCTGACCGTCCCGATGATCGACTTCCTGCTCCTGGGCTACCTGCCGGTGCCGCTGATGCGCCGCCTGCCCGACCCGTCGCTCGGGGCGGCCTGCGGCCAGCTGATCCTCGCCGACCGCGCGGCCTATGATGCCACCGGCGGGCACAGCGCGATCCGAACCTCCCTGCACGACGGCGTGCGCCTGCCCCGACTGTTCCGCGCGGCGGGCTACCGGACCGACCTCGCGGCGGCCGCAAGCCTCGCCACCTGCCGGATGTATGACGGCTTCGCGCAAGCCTGGGCGGGCTTCTCCAAGAACGCCCATGAGGGCTTGGCCACGCCCCGTGCCCTGCCGGTCTGGACCCTGCTGCTCGGCTGCGGGCAGGTGCTGCCGCCGCTCCTCGTCCTTTTCGGCCTGCTCGGCCTGATCCCCGCCGCCGCCCTGGTACCGGCCGCAACGGCCTGGGCTCTATCCCTCGCCACTCGGTCGGCCATCACTCTGGCGACGCGGGCGCCGCTGGCGACGATCCTGCTTCATCCGGCCACCGTTCTGGTCGCGCTGGCGATCCAGTGGAACGTGCTCCTGCGCGGCGAGCGAGCCGGGGCCGCCACCTGGAAGGGCCGAAGCTACCCGGTGAGCGGGGCCTGA
- a CDS encoding lysophospholipid acyltransferase family protein, translated as MVAWFERYLHRHLDALRLPLWSAPPAPDHRGPIVVYCNHPAWWDAALIIVLAGRLYPERVSRAPFDAAMLARYRIFERIGAFAVDLDTPRGAAQFLAAARAILAEPDGMLWITAQGRFADARARPLALRPGVARLAEIAPDTLFVPLALEYAFWDERGAEAFAAFGTGTRGVDLAALPRAERLARLEADLTATLDRLSADVISREPARFRALVSGRKGVGGVYDLWRRLAARLTGRRFDPAHRALNGKDRGP; from the coding sequence ATGGTGGCGTGGTTCGAGCGCTACCTGCATCGCCATCTTGACGCCCTGCGCCTGCCGCTCTGGAGCGCGCCGCCGGCCCCGGACCATCGCGGCCCGATCGTCGTCTACTGCAACCATCCGGCTTGGTGGGATGCGGCCCTGATCATCGTGCTGGCCGGGCGCCTCTATCCGGAGCGGGTGAGCCGGGCACCGTTCGACGCCGCGATGCTGGCCCGTTACCGCATCTTCGAGCGGATCGGCGCCTTCGCGGTCGACCTCGACACGCCCCGCGGGGCCGCGCAGTTCCTGGCCGCCGCTCGCGCGATCCTGGCAGAGCCCGACGGCATGCTCTGGATCACCGCGCAGGGCCGCTTCGCCGATGCCCGCGCCCGCCCTCTGGCCCTGCGCCCAGGGGTGGCACGGCTGGCCGAGATCGCCCCCGACACCCTGTTCGTGCCGCTCGCGCTCGAATACGCGTTCTGGGACGAGCGCGGTGCCGAGGCTTTCGCGGCTTTCGGGACCGGGACCAGAGGCGTGGACCTCGCCGCCCTGCCCCGGGCGGAGCGGCTTGCCCGCCTGGAGGCCGACCTGACCGCGACCCTCGACCGGCTGAGCGCCGACGTGATCAGCCGCGAGCCGGCCCGCTTCCGCGCCCTCGTGTCGGGCCGCAAGGGCGTCGGCGGGGTCTACGATCTCTGGCGGCGGCTGGCGGCCCGGCTCACCGGGCGCCGCTTCGACCCAGCGCACCGTGCCCTGAACGGCAAGGATCGCGGGCCATGA
- a CDS encoding acyl carrier protein: MSDEPSHGSATFERVADIIAETADIPRDKITPESHAIDDLGIDSLAFLDIAFAVDKAFGIKLPLERWTQEVNEGKVPAEEYFVLKNLCARIDGLVAEKAAKV, from the coding sequence ATGTCCGACGAGCCCTCCCACGGCAGCGCCACTTTCGAGCGCGTGGCCGACATCATTGCCGAGACGGCCGACATCCCGCGCGACAAGATCACGCCCGAGAGTCACGCCATCGACGATCTCGGCATCGACAGCCTCGCCTTCCTGGACATCGCCTTCGCGGTGGACAAGGCCTTCGGGATCAAGCTGCCGCTGGAGCGCTGGACCCAGGAGGTCAACGAGGGCAAGGTCCCGGCCGAGGAGTACTTTGTCCTCAAGAACCTGTGCGCGCGCATCGACGGCCTGGTGGCCGAGAAGGCTGCCAAGGTCTGA
- a CDS encoding AI-2E family transporter — MPPITKPAAPPARIEATPPAPPMAPHERARSQGAARVLLVLALSALGLWILHGFLPALAWALVLAIALWPLYTRLEHRFPPGKHNILLPSLMTAAVALVFLAPLAILGVQAAREAHDVADFVRNAEANGIPAPEFLQHLPYGAAQATAWWNDNLGHAQAGSDLLHRFENHSVIGASRNFGREVVHRIVLFGFSLVALFFLFRDWRSVRDQSLTACHRLFGPRGERVARQMVASVHGTVDGLVLVGLGEGFLLGIVYYFAGVPHPVLLGAFTAVAAMIPFGAALAIAIAALLLVAAGSATAAIVVAVAGLVVTFVADHFVRPALIGGTTKLPFLWVLLGILGGVETFGLLGLFVGPAVMAALVLLWREFTEGHDETA; from the coding sequence ATGCCACCGATCACCAAACCCGCCGCCCCGCCGGCGCGGATCGAGGCGACGCCGCCGGCGCCCCCGATGGCGCCCCACGAGCGGGCGCGCTCTCAGGGAGCAGCCCGCGTCCTTCTGGTCCTGGCACTCTCCGCGCTCGGCCTATGGATCCTGCACGGCTTCCTGCCGGCGCTGGCCTGGGCGCTCGTACTCGCCATCGCCCTGTGGCCGCTTTACACCCGCCTGGAGCACCGCTTCCCGCCGGGCAAGCACAACATCCTGCTGCCCTCCCTGATGACGGCCGCCGTGGCGCTGGTCTTCCTGGCCCCGCTGGCGATCCTCGGCGTGCAGGCGGCCCGCGAGGCCCACGACGTCGCCGACTTCGTGCGCAACGCGGAGGCCAACGGCATCCCGGCACCCGAATTCCTGCAGCACCTGCCCTACGGCGCCGCGCAGGCAACCGCGTGGTGGAACGACAATCTCGGCCACGCGCAGGCGGGCTCAGACCTGCTGCACCGGTTCGAGAACCATTCGGTGATCGGCGCGTCGCGGAATTTCGGGCGCGAGGTGGTGCACCGGATCGTGCTGTTCGGCTTCAGCCTCGTGGCGCTGTTCTTCCTGTTCCGCGATTGGCGCAGTGTGCGGGACCAGTCGCTGACGGCCTGCCACCGCCTGTTCGGTCCGCGCGGCGAGCGCGTCGCCCGCCAGATGGTCGCCTCCGTGCACGGCACTGTGGACGGACTCGTCCTCGTCGGCCTCGGCGAGGGCTTCCTGCTCGGGATCGTCTACTACTTCGCGGGCGTGCCACACCCGGTGCTGCTCGGCGCCTTCACGGCAGTGGCGGCGATGATCCCGTTCGGCGCTGCCCTCGCCATCGCGATCGCGGCACTCCTGCTGGTGGCGGCCGGCTCGGCGACGGCGGCGATCGTGGTGGCCGTCGCGGGCCTCGTCGTCACCTTCGTGGCCGACCACTTCGTGCGGCCTGCCCTGATCGGCGGTACCACGAAGCTGCCGTTCCTCTGGGTGCTGCTCGGCATCCTGGGCGGCGTCGAGACCTTCGGCCTGCTGGGCCTGTTCGTCGGCCCCGCCGTGATGGCGGCTCTCGTCCTGCTGTGGCGGGAATTCACCGAGGGGCACGACGAGACGGCCTGA